CCCGAACTTACTCTTTATTGGTTTTTCAGGAAAAACGGACGATGATACCGACCAGCATAATATCATGTTCAGGTATCCGGCGTATAACTGGAAAAAAACCATGCGGGAACCATATGAGATGCGAAACCGATTTTGGTGGCGATCAGCGACATATAAGCAGGGAGACAATTCGTCGTTCGGTGACCCTACCAGATCTCAGTTCTTTGCTCCAGATGGCCCATATTCGCGAGGGTTGTCCTTCCCGTATCGAGACATAAAACCAGATGTACAACCGCCGCGTGCATACTGGATGACTAAAGAGACGGATACATACATCGTGGTCCTGGCAATAGACTTTTTGTATGAATCACCGAAAAATATTTTCACTAAAAAGATTAATGATTTACGCCTGCTCTTAAATTAATTACAAGCCCCCCAGTCAAATACAGTTATGAGCTTTGCGCCGACGAGTCTAAACGCTTCGTCATGATGTAGATTCGTTTTCTGAAGCAGATTTTCTGTTGTTTGCCCAGGTTTCAATGTTTTCGCGGATGAACTCGCCCAGGTCCTCTATCTCTTTGGCGGAGTCTTTCCAGAATTCTTTGAACGAGTCGTTGTCGAAGGCAGCACCATAGATTTTACCCCAGGGAGAGCCGGCGTGCTTGATTTCATCTTCGAAGTAGGCAGCCAGTTGTCGGCATGCCATGGCAACGACCGAGAGCGCATCATCGTCTGCCAGCGGCTGAAATACAGTGTTTACGGTATCATCCAGCTCTGATAGGCGCGATAGCACCCGGTTGTATTGAGCAACGGTGTACGCGCGTGTTTCTTCTTCACTGCCAGACCAACTCGATTGTTGCGCCATCCGCGATGTTTTGCGCAGGACGTTGACCAACTTTGCAATTTCTTGCTCCTTTTCCATAGCTACGTTATCCGTTTTGTTCAATTCCCGAGAAAAACCACATCATACCAGGCAGCAGCGCCATAGATGACCAGTTTTGTCTGTTTTGCAAGTACTCGATCAACTGCCCTGCCATATCTCGTGCGGCCACCCTGACCATGCCTACTGAAGCTTTATTCGAAAGCGGCTTAAACTTGGCCCCCAGATCGACATCCAGTTCCACGAGACGCGAGCGGATGTTGTTGTACTGTGCTACGCAAAACAGACGCGTCTCCTCGCCCTCATTGTGTAGCAGGGCGAAGCCGGCATCGTTCATTATCTGATGCAGCATATACACCAATTTTTTTATCGATTTCTCCATGCTTCGTCAGCCTTGTCCAATCTTTTGATTTCTTCAAGCAGGAGCGCCTTTCCTTTATAAATGCGCCATTTAACGGTTGAAAGCGGTACATCCAGAAACGAGGCAATTTTCTTCAACGGGATGGCATCAAAGAATCGCATCTTCATTACCATGCTGTAGTCTGCCGGCAGTGCATCGAGTGCTAGACTGATGCGCTCATCTTCATCAGATTGTACTGCAGGCATTGTAATTGCGCTGAATTGCTCGAGCAGGTAAACATCCATCGGCATTTGCCTCGCGCGTTGCACACGCGTTTTTTGACGATGTCGCAGTGCACGGTGCCTGGTGATCACCATAAGCCAGGAAGCAAATTTCTCAGGGTTATCAATTCCTGGCAGTGACTTAAAGGCAAGCAGCCATGCATCCTGCGCGATATCGTCTGCATCTGCCTGGCCGGCGATCGATGTGGCCAGCCGGATCACCGGTTGCCGATATCGCCTTACCAGCTCGTCAAATGCTTGCAAATCACCCAGAATCGCTGCTACAACGAGCACCTCGTCTTGTATTGCCTCCTTGTCGTTTTCCATTCAAGCAATCTGGAACACAGGTTCAGCAAAAAGCAATTGGTTATTCAACCCACCACTTCTCCTGCTGTAACCTACTTCTCCTATATAGATACCTCTAATGCCCAAAAAGTTAGTAGTCCATCAATTTTTTTTGCTTCTAGAATAATTCAAGACAGTATAAACATATGTTTTTAAAGGACTTGCATCCTGCTTATTGCATAGAAAGGGTGAAGAGGTAGTCTAAATCGAATCGATATAGTTATATTCAGGGTTATAGAGAAGCTGGATTATGATATAAAGATCCAGTGCGTAGAGACGAAGCATACTAATTGAAAAGCTGTTCCCGATTCACCACCCCGTGCTCACTCCGTCAGCAAATCGGGATCGGCCATCTTCTCTTACCTGTTCGAATATTCCAACCGTGTCGATAAATAAACCAATGAACAAAGCAGCATCTGGTGCGCAAACGCTTATAGATATACTCCGTTGGCGAGCGACCAACCAGTCAGACAAACTGGCGTACACTTTTCTGAAAGATGGTGAGGAAATCGCTGAGCAACTCACTTATGCAGAACTGGATACCAAAGCGCGTGCTATCGCTGCGCACCTGCTTGCACAAAATGGCACCGGCGAACGGGCCCTTTTGCTGTATCAGGCTGGTCTTGAATACATTGCATCCTTTTTTGGATGCCTCTATGCCGGCGTTATTGCCGTACCGGCTTACCCACCCCGCAAAAACCGCTCTATGGAGCGCATTACCGGTATCGTCTCTGACGCAAATGCCAAATTTACCCTGACGACGCGTCAGATTGGCAACGATATTGAGCGCCGCTTCTCCGAAACACCAGAACTTTCAGACCTCGACATCATCGCTACCGATGAACTGCCCCTTGATGCAGCTGCTGTTTGGGCAGAACCCGATGTAAACAGCGACTCACTCGCGTTTCTCCAATATACCTCAGGCTCAACCGGATCGCCCAAAGGGGTGATGGTTAGCCACGGCAACCTCTTGCACAATGAGTTGCAGATTGCCGACGCATTTGGCACCCATAGCGAATCCACCGTTGTAGGCTGGCTCCCGCTCTATCATGATATGGGCCTGATCGGCAATGTGCTCAACCCCCTTTTCCTGGGCTACCCATGCTATCTGATGGCACCGGTTGCATTCCTGCAGAAGCCCGTACGTTGGCTCGAGGCAATTTCCAAGTATGGTGCAACCATCAGTGGCGGCCCGAATTTCGCTTACGATCTTTGTGCGCGCAAAATCTCAGATGAACAGTTGGCCGGCCTCGACCTGTCTACCTGGAATCTTGCCTTTAACGGTGCTGAGCCGGTACATCCGGAAACCTTGAAGCGGTTTACCGACCGCTTTGGCAAAGCCGGCTTCAGCATGGAAGACTTCAACCCTTGCTACGGCCTGGCAGAGGGCACCCTGTTTGTAGCTTCCAACAAAAAGAACTCCGCTATCCGCGTAAAAGAAGTTAAAGCGGCTTCACTCGAGCAAAACGTTGTGGAAGCTGCCGGCGAAGGCGATGACGTGCGGGCGCTGGTTAGCTGTGGTGTGCCCTGGGAAAACCAGACCATCAAAATTGTAGACCCAGAAGCCCAGACGCTTTGCCAGGACGGCACGGTCGGGGAAATCTGGGTATCCGGTAAAAGCGTAGCCAAAGGCTACTGGGGACGAGAATCTGTTACAGCACGGACGTTCAACGCATCCATTAAAAATGCCAACGGGCAAACTTTCCTTCGTACAGGCGACCTTGGCTTCGTTAGCGACGGGCAGCTGTATGTAACAGGCCGGCTGAAAGACCTCATCATCATCCGCGGTCGCAACCACTACCCGCAGGATATCGAGTATACGGTTGAGTCAAGCCATGAAGCCCTTGAACAAGGTGCTTGTGCTGCCTTTTCTTTCGATAGTGACGGAGCCGAGCGCCTTGGCATTGCCATTGAAGTGCGCCGTGTACACATGAAAGGTCTGGACGCAGACGCTGTAATTAAAGCCATTCGCAAAGCAGTCTCAGAAAAACATGAACTGCAAGTAAATGCGGTTGTACTGCTCAAGCCGAAGAGCATTCCCAAAACGTCTAGCGGCAAAATCCAGCGACATGCCTGTAAAGTCGGATACCTCACCGATACCTTGAAGGCTGTAGACAGCAACACGCTTGAATTTGTAGACAGCGACGATTCAGACGCAGCGGAAGCATTCCTCGACCGGGGCGCACTCGCAGCGCTCCCTGTTGCAGAACGGAAAACACTCGTATCGTTTTTCCTGCAACAGCTGGTTTCGAAAGCCCTCAAAATGAACGTGTCTGACGTTGACCCCAAACAGTCACTCAGCACGCTCGGTATGGACTCGCTTGACACCATCGAGCTCAAACTGGAAATCGAACGCCACCTCAAGGTATCCGTCCCCATGGATGAAGCGCTGAATGACATGAGTGTCGTTGAGCTTGCGGGCAAGCTTTCTTATCAGTTCTCTGCAGCAAGTGAGTTGGAAGAAGCACCCAAAACAGAAGTGGTTATCAAAGACCTGTTCGAGAAGTGTGACGAAGAAGGCGGATACTTTGGTAAATACCGACTGCAGAAAGACAACTACTTTACCCAACCTAAACTCGAGGGTACGCCGGCACCCCGGATGAAATTCCAGGGCCGCGACGTAATTGTCTGGTCGATCAACAACTATCTTGGTCTCATCGGCGAAGAGCGGATTCACAAGACCGCCATGGAATCCGTACAAAAACACGGGCTGTGGTCCCCAATGGGCTCCAGGATGCTCACGGGTAACACCGATCGCCACCTCGAATTGGAGCGCCGGCTGGCTTCGTACCTGCACAAAGAGGCTTCCATCGTCTTCAACTTTGGTTACATGGGCGTGATGGGTACCATCGACGCAGTGACAGATGGTAACGACACCATCATCATAGACAGCCTCTCCCATGCCTGTATTGTAGATGGTGCGCTGATTGCATCTGGCGGGAAGCAGTTCCGTGTCTTCCGCCACAACGACATGGAGAGCCTCGAGAAACAACTCAAGGCAGCCAACGAAAATCGCAAAGGCGGTGTCCTGATTATCACCGAAGGCGTATTCGGGATGACAGGAGATATTGGCAAGTTGGACGAAATCTGCGTGCTCAAAGAGAAGTACAATGCACGCCTGTTTGTAGATGATGCACACGGCTTTGGTGTGATGGGCCCTACAGGCGCCGGCGTTGGCGAATTCCTTGGTGTGCAGGATAAAATTGATCTGTACTTCGGCACCTTTGCAAAATCATTTGCCGGCATTGGCGGCGTAACCGCTGGTGACGACAAGGTAATCGATTACATCAAATACAACGCAAGAACCAACATCTTCGCCAAGAGTCTGCCCCTACCCTACGTGGAAACGATGTTGACCACGCTGGACTTCATTGAGAACGGCGATGAATACCGTAACCGGATGTGGCACGTAGCACGCAGGCTCCAGGAAGGATTGAGCGCGCTCGGCTTCAACATCGGCGACACCCAGTCGCCCATCACCCCGGTATATGTGCCGGCTGGTGATGAAGAGACCGCAACGCGTGCAATGCGGCTTCTACGTACAGAATATGGTATATTCGTTTCTGCGGTGACCTACCCCGTAGTACCCCGCGGTGTTGTGCTGTTCAGGTTGACTTCTTCGGCCTCCCACACCGATGAAGACATTGACATCACACTGGATGCATTCAAAAAAATGCGTGATCAGTTGAACCTGAACACCAACGAAACCAATACTCCTGTTACCGGAGACCTGGTCGAACCCACTAAGTAATCCTCGACGTGTCTTCGGCGCGGCCTGAAAACAGCGATATATTTTTTTAATTGACGGGCCTCGGGTGTACAGTATCACCCGAGGCACCGGCTGTTTTGTATGCCGTGCCATGCACAACTGATCTTATCCCATGAGCTTCATAATTAGCGGCATCCAACAGATTGGCGTTGGCATTCCTGAGGTCCACAAAGCGTGGGCCTGGCACCGTAAACACTTCGGCATGGATGTCCCTGTGTTTGAAGAGCAAGCAGAAGCCGGCCTCATGACGCCTTATACAGGCGGTGTCGTGCAAAGCCGGCATGCCGTAATGGCGCTGAATATGGCCGGCGGTGCCGGGATGGAGATCTGGCAATACACAAGCCGGCAAACGGCTCCCCCAACGGTAAAAACAGAGCTCGGTGATTATGGCATTTACATCACCCGTATCAAAAGTAATGATGTTGAAGCTGCCTATACATGGTTTAAAGCGCAACCCGTCAAATTACTGAGTGAACTGGTTCGCGACCCCGCCGGCCAGTCTCATTTTTTTGTTGAAGATCCCTACGGCCTGATTTATCAGGTTGTACCCGGTACCAGCTGGTTTACGCCCCCCCAACATCACA
The window above is part of the Bacteroidota bacterium genome. Proteins encoded here:
- a CDS encoding sigma-70 family RNA polymerase sigma factor — protein: MENDKEAIQDEVLVVAAILGDLQAFDELVRRYRQPVIRLATSIAGQADADDIAQDAWLLAFKSLPGIDNPEKFASWLMVITRHRALRHRQKTRVQRARQMPMDVYLLEQFSAITMPAVQSDEDERISLALDALPADYSMVMKMRFFDAIPLKKIASFLDVPLSTVKWRIYKGKALLLEEIKRLDKADEAWRNR
- a CDS encoding aminotransferase class I/II-fold pyridoxal phosphate-dependent enzyme, which translates into the protein MNKAASGAQTLIDILRWRATNQSDKLAYTFLKDGEEIAEQLTYAELDTKARAIAAHLLAQNGTGERALLLYQAGLEYIASFFGCLYAGVIAVPAYPPRKNRSMERITGIVSDANAKFTLTTRQIGNDIERRFSETPELSDLDIIATDELPLDAAAVWAEPDVNSDSLAFLQYTSGSTGSPKGVMVSHGNLLHNELQIADAFGTHSESTVVGWLPLYHDMGLIGNVLNPLFLGYPCYLMAPVAFLQKPVRWLEAISKYGATISGGPNFAYDLCARKISDEQLAGLDLSTWNLAFNGAEPVHPETLKRFTDRFGKAGFSMEDFNPCYGLAEGTLFVASNKKNSAIRVKEVKAASLEQNVVEAAGEGDDVRALVSCGVPWENQTIKIVDPEAQTLCQDGTVGEIWVSGKSVAKGYWGRESVTARTFNASIKNANGQTFLRTGDLGFVSDGQLYVTGRLKDLIIIRGRNHYPQDIEYTVESSHEALEQGACAAFSFDSDGAERLGIAIEVRRVHMKGLDADAVIKAIRKAVSEKHELQVNAVVLLKPKSIPKTSSGKIQRHACKVGYLTDTLKAVDSNTLEFVDSDDSDAAEAFLDRGALAALPVAERKTLVSFFLQQLVSKALKMNVSDVDPKQSLSTLGMDSLDTIELKLEIERHLKVSVPMDEALNDMSVVELAGKLSYQFSAASELEEAPKTEVVIKDLFEKCDEEGGYFGKYRLQKDNYFTQPKLEGTPAPRMKFQGRDVIVWSINNYLGLIGEERIHKTAMESVQKHGLWSPMGSRMLTGNTDRHLELERRLASYLHKEASIVFNFGYMGVMGTIDAVTDGNDTIIIDSLSHACIVDGALIASGGKQFRVFRHNDMESLEKQLKAANENRKGGVLIITEGVFGMTGDIGKLDEICVLKEKYNARLFVDDAHGFGVMGPTGAGVGEFLGVQDKIDLYFGTFAKSFAGIGGVTAGDDKVIDYIKYNARTNIFAKSLPLPYVETMLTTLDFIENGDEYRNRMWHVARRLQEGLSALGFNIGDTQSPITPVYVPAGDEETATRAMRLLRTEYGIFVSAVTYPVVPRGVVLFRLTSSASHTDEDIDITLDAFKKMRDQLNLNTNETNTPVTGDLVEPTK